The Acipenser ruthenus chromosome 15, fAciRut3.2 maternal haplotype, whole genome shotgun sequence genomic sequence TACCCTGAATTGCACAACTATAACCACAAATTCATTGTGGTCTCTGACTACAACAATACCCTTTCCTCCTCAAGTAATGTTCTCTTTTTAAGCTTCATTAGTCCTACACCCCAGATCAGAATTCCCATTGCAGATGGCGCAGAGAGTGTTATCTTGTAAGTATTGAAGATAGCTTTCAACACCAAGGGGATGCTGCAGTTTCAATCTGTGTTGGAGTCTGGCTCAATCCGGGTGAAAACCCagatcctgaggtgggtcgctgggacctgggTATACCctggtacgtggtttcacactctACTGGACTCTACCCTGGGTAGAAGTGCCAGTATGAAAGGGGTTTAGGTTGGGCTCTTAGCTGGCTCTCAGTTAGGCACTTTGCGCACTCAGAAAGATCAACACTGCTGATTTGCATTCGTCTGATAAAGATCTGTCATTGTGAAAAAACCTAGCGCCGGTTCCTTTTCCTTCCTTTTTCATTCTTAAATAACACTTTCACAGGCTGGTGCTCTTGCATATCAGTAACAGCATTAAAAATgaggtttttggttttttttgtctttctcctGCCCACATTTTCCCAGACAGAACGTCCTGACTGTTCCAGTGGAGCTCACCAGCCTGTCTCTTCGGTGTCGCTTGCTGCTGTCCAGTTATATCTCTCAGGACCTATGCTCGCCACTTTATTGACTATTTCCAACTCCAACCTGCACAAGCTGTTGTTTGCAGTCATAAAACTAGTGCTGGTTTTCCTGGTCATCTGGCTGGCAGCTTTCAGCATGGACACCACCAAGCGGCCCCACAGAGCCACGCACACGCTGAGGGTCCTGCTGTGGCACTGGCCCTTCGGGAAAAGCTCCAACCTGAGCGGGGACGTCTGCTTGGACCTCTACAACATCCGACACTGCACTCTGACCGACGACCGCTCCCTCTTCAACCAGTCCCATGTGGTTGTATTCCACCACCGGGAGATCCAGAGGAAGGTCTCAGTCCTGCCCACCAGGGAGCGTAGACCCTCGGGGCAGATGTGGGTCTGGATGTCCCTGGAGTCCCCGAGTGGCAACAAAAACGTGAAGGAGCTCAATGGCCTATTCAACTGGACCCTGAGCTACAGGAGGGATGCGGACATCTCCGTGCCATacggggagctggtctccggccGCTGGGCTCACCACCCCAGACCCAAGACCGGACTAGCCACCTGGGTGGTCAGCAACAAGAAGAGGACGCAGCTGAGGAGCCTGGTGTACGCCAGCCTGCGCAACCACCTGAGAGTGGACGTCTTCGGGAAATCCAACCACCGGCCGCTGTGCCCGGACTGCCTCCTACCCACCATCTCCAACTACAGCTTCTACCTGGCCTTTGAGAACTCGGTGTACCAGGACTACATCACAGAGAAGCTCTGGAGGAACGCCTTCATGGCCGGGGCAGTGCCAGTGGTGCTCGGGCCTCCCAGGTCTAACTACGAGGAGTTCCTGCCCCCGGATTCGTTCATCCACGTGGATGACTTCCACTCCACCAAAGAGCTGGCTGGTTACCTCAAGGAGGTGGCGGGCAACGAGAGTCGATATCAGCGCTATTTCGAGTGGAGGAAGACGGCCACCGTGAAGCTGTACACAGACTGGAGGGAGCGGCTTTGTACCATCTGCACCAAGTATGACTGGCTCCCCAAAACTAAAGCTTATCACGATCTGGAGGCTTGGCTTCACAGGTAACTGACAGCAGGGATGTTAGGCAAATACTGAACTGTGTGGTGCTAATTTACTGCAGGGCCGAAGGAAGGTTAAATGATAACATTTCAATGATAATGAAAAGCCCAATATATGCATCGTGCTTTTAACTACAGGATGCCATCAGTTGATTCTTACGAAACCAacgttgttttaaaagcattgaaAAGAGCCCCAGTAAGATTGTATTGCAGGCAATGTAAAGACACAGTTGGTTGGTGTTTTATTCCACTTGATTTAAACACGCCGGTTTGTTGTTGTGAAGTTTTTGTAATAAAGTCTTCCGGGTCATTCCATATGATTGCACTGCACAGGTCTGTTTTAGTAACAGTTTAATGCGCTTGATTCATAAGCACTGTCTTGGTCATGCATTTCAAGAgtatttcattcattcaaaatgTGACCCAACATGGTGGTAAAATGCCTCTTCCTCTTGTTTCAACTGCGTTTCCAGCAGCGCTGGTGCAGAAGAACACTGTTTACTTAGCAGTGGTTTCGGTCTGGAAGCGTGGCATCGACAGCTAGCACGGAAAAAAAGCAAACTTGCTCAACCGTCTTTTTTGgtcaataacattaaaaacgATGTTTTGTCCCCGGGACTTGACCGGATTATCAGAAGCGGGTGCTGTTAAGTTTCGGTTTTGAAATGGCTAAAAATGTTGCCTTGGACACACCCCATCTTCACCAGGCTTCAAAGGAAACCCTTTATTGTGGTCTGCACCTCTTGCCTGGTGTTTAAAGCTGATCAGACTTTTAGTCAGCAGTGGTTTATGAATCTGCAATCATTAGCATCCAACCACTGCTCCCAAATGTTTCAGAAGATGTTTAAAAATACCCAACCATGAGCGGTGTAGTCATGCTTCTTAAATTAAAATGCGCAGCATGCACAGCGAAATCTTAATCTAAGATATcttgatttatatataaaaaaaaaatgccaaagcaCTTCGTGGAACTGAACAGACGGTAAAGAAACttgaacacacagtactgcataGGCAGGCATCGCCATTGTACCAGCGGGCCAACGCCATCTTGTGTCTCAAGTACTGTAGCGATTGTGAATATATAAATACTACATGCGTCATGCTGAAACATTCCAGGGTACAGTACGGCATGTGAAAATCACAATGCAAAAACTCCAGGTAGCAATTAGAATGCAGAGTTCTTTAAAAGGGGAAAAACAAGCCTTTGATTCTGAATAAAACAAGCTTACACTAAAAGTTCCGCTATCAAGTACAGCAAATAAATAAGACAAATAAagtgttctttaaaaaaagagagaaattgTAATGGCAGACGATCAGTCCGTTCTCAGGATGTGTTTTGTATTCAGGGCAGTATTACTGTGCAGTGCAATGGTGTTTATCTCTGGTTTCTAAATTTGAAACAACTGCACAATTGTTAATTGAAAGCTTTAAATGAACTATAAGGTTGTGTGTAACCTACAGCTTTCAAGGTGCAACCAGTAAACCAGTGTGAAGCTTTGGTTCAGTATCTTCtcggttgaaaaaaaaaaatgagcaaaacattacaaaaaaaaaatctttgacagtcaaatcatttttaatacaaattattaaTCATTTAGAATAATTAAATCAGAATGATGTAACATTTTCAATGAGGTCAAAATGTATAGATTTTTCAATTAATtcccaagactttttttttttttttttaaatatgtaaagcaGCTGCCTTCATGTGGAATTGCAAAGGACAAATACAATCAAACGATGTTTTAACAGAAGGTGCAGAGCTCAGTTATACACATGGCAATTTAGCAAACTTTGAAAAGTTAAATCCTGCAGAAACTCCCGGTGAGTCATTTGAAATGGatacaatacaaaccaatacaggTGCAGGTATAGTGCAGGCCACCTAAAGAGAGTCTTACCTAAATATCacactattattactattattattattattattattattattattattattattattattaagacgtTTCCTGATGTGTTCATGTGTTAGTGGTAATACCAGCACTTATTTAGATATTATAAGAAGGAAGCAAATGAATCACGCTGGAGCTTTTCAGTCTATGGTGGTGTAGCCACAGGCCACGGCAACCACGTGGATCCACCTTCCTATATATGTGTTGCTGctgttgggatatttttttatgtacagtatttatttattcacgtattaatatatttaagtgtttgtttatttgtgccAGAAATACAACAAAGAAAATATGTATGTTGCCATGTAGTGTAGATAGGGGCAGAAACTATTTCTGAAAGTTTAGAATGACCAAACCAAACGAAGAAGGAAGCTTGTTATTCCTAATTACCTTGCCCATAGCAGAAATGAGTTTCAGCTTCCTAAAATAACAGTGTTTAATTtaagagttatttatttatttattttgcagtgcAAGCGCAGAATGATATAAGCAGAATGATATCAACTCAAATGAAGCGTCTGTTCCACTAGCTCTCTCTGAAGCTGCTGCACCGAGCACAGTAATAGTCGATGCCAGCGTCGTAACCAGACCTGCCATTCTGCCGCGGTTTCAAACTCCAGCTGCCAGTATtaatatgactgcttggtatttaatATTCAACCTCCAGATTtctgttacacggcaaaccaacacaGAAAATGAACGAGTCTTTTGTAGTTTACCAGAACATTTACACGAGcctcagcattgatgatgcaaaaaatcGACCTCATGGCTCGTGACGGCCATGTTTCTGGGTTTAAAACACACTCCATTAAAGGTTATATTCAGGTAGCAAGCagctaatgattttaaaaataccGTCACTTAACACAGCTTTATTTATTGTTCCAGCTTTATTTATTGTTCCAGCTTTATTtattgttctatatatatatatatatatatatatatatatatatatatatatatatatatatataaacagcaacGAATTACCTTCCAGTCTTTATTGTCCGTTGAAAACTGCAGCACACCCTGGGGTTTTCAATATCACTGAAATACATTGTGACTGCTTACAATTGCGACCAGAAAGTTTCCAAAGTGCACGAGATATAGTCTACTGCACGCCTTGCCTGCAAGACATATACACAGCAACTTAAACACATCGcacttttaaaaagacacacacagcaaCTTAAACACATCGcacttttaaaaagacacacacagcaaCTTAAACACATCGcacttaaaaaaaagacacacacagcaaCTTAAACACATCGcacttttaaaaagacacacacagcaaCTTAAACACATCGcacttttaaaaagacacacacagcaaCTTAAACACATCGcacttttaaaaagacacacacagcaaCTTAAACACATCGcacttttaaaaagacacacacagcaaCTTAAACACATCGcacttttaaaaagacacacacagcaaCTTAAACACATCGcacttttaaaaagacacacacagcaaCTTAAACACATCGcacttaaaaaaaagacacacacagcaaCTTAAACACATCGcacttttaaaaagacacacacagcaaCTTAAACACATCGcacttttaaaaagacacacacagcaaCTTAAACACATCGcacttttaaaaagacacacacagcaaCTTAAACACATCGcacttttaaaaagacacacacacacacacatcgcaCGCCAGCTCCTTCAAGCTGGGGTTTGGTTTGATGCCCCTCGTTTTAAATGTAGGTGAAGCGCGCCGTTGACTAAGAAGACCATTGAAAGCTGCTGGCCCGCACAGGGTTTAGTTGGTGGTTTCTGCAGTTTAAAAATTATTTCATTTGCAATGACAACCGTGCTCTGTGATTTATCTGAAAGAATgccatgattaaaaaataaatcaaccagAAAGAAGCGGTGCGTGCATTGACTCAGAATGGAACCGTGTCGGCGGCCGCTGTCTGCTCTCGGTTCAATCTGCCCGGCCAGAGACACGTCATAAAAACTCGAGATTACAATTCTACTGACACCAATCAAACCAGATTCACATTGCAACcagtgcaacttttttttttttttttaatgatagaaACAAGAGGATTTTACGCCTCGGGGAATACCATTGGTTGCAGACGCATGTCTGTGCTTTTATAATGACTTTGTGAAATTTAACTTTAAGAGAGTAAAGCCATTTGAGAGACAGAATTATTCTGTAGGCCTACCAGTCAAATTAAAAACTCAGCGTTCAGTATGTCTTTCTGAAAACATCGGAACATAATTAAAGGGacactagtattattattattattattattattattattattattattattattattattattaacattagcaCAATATTCTTCTCATTAATAATAGTATTATtcatcatgttattattatttgtatttattagaaATGATTTCTTTTGGATTAGTCCACTGATGTTCAAGCCTAGACAACACTTTCAGGATGCTGTTCAAACACGTGGTAAGaccgggtctctgcactgactgATACACGAAGCAGCTTGAAACCCGTGTTTATGTCCACAGTATGCACTTttgctgtcgtcttcgtcagcatttttacaaacaaaaataaataaacaaacaaaaaaaaaaccttgtcagCCTTCTTACAGTAGTAATAGGTGTTCCTAATGGTCTCTTCATTGCATCAGGACTGAATCAGACAGATGTGTGGACTCTCTGCAAACACTTCAAATATGCGGAGAGAGGAGGCCGATTCAGGTTTAGTTTATTACTGGTTCAATGGCTTTAGCCCTCTTAGAAAACATGCAGATGACACAGGAAGTGTGGGTGTCACAGACTACCTGAAAATAAGGCAGACTAACTgagttttctttcaaaactgcacatatcaGACCTACTCAGCAGACGGAAGTACACTTGCTAGATGCCGCGCCACAGCCTACCAGCGGCTCACGCTGCACTGCAGTGGAAATCAGGAATGAAACATCAGTCAATGCAACTACCAGGCTGGAAGTGTGATTTGGGCAACACGTGCGTTTTTGCTCCTCTAAAGTCAAGtctaaacaatgaaaataaatactaaaaaagtGTTTATGTGCTCCGTAAGATGTATGCTGAGCATCTGGCTTTACAGTGTAGCCATGGAGCGCTTTCTAGTTTGTTTTTGTACGTTTTGTACGTTAGATTCTCACGTTTGCAGCTttgtgtttataataataataataataataataataataataaaaacacaaaatgcagAATCATAAGAAAGTCTTTCTAAAGAAGTAAGTTTTAAAACTggatttaaaaacactcaaattagcAGAGCCTGTAATCTCTATAGGAAGGGAGTTCCACAATGTGGGGCACAGCAACTAAATGCCCCGTCGCCCACAGTGCGTAGGCAAGCGCGAAGGACAGCAATCTAAGATCATGCGAGCGGAGGTTGCGGGTAGGAGTATAAACAGataaaagatcagttaaataaaGTGGGGCcagcccatgaagagccttataggTAAGCAGTAGAATTTTAAAATCGACTCGGAACCTAACAGGCAGTCAATGCAAGGCCTCTAAAACAGGAGTAATATGATCTCTGCTGGAAGACCTGGACAGAATTCTGGATGCAGAGTTCTGGACATATTGAAGTCTGGCAAGGATGCAATTTGAGACACCAGCAAACAGGGCATTACAGTAGTCAATCCTGGAAAACACAAACGCATGGACTAGTTTTTCAGCCGCAGATTGCGAAAGCATAGGTCGCAGTCTAGCTATGTTTCTGAGGTGGAAAAAAGAAATCTTGACAGTGTTTAACACATGCGGTTCAAAGGTTAACCCTGGATCAAACATCACACCCAGATTTTTCAATTTAGAAGTAAACTCAAGCAAGGTGCCATTGACAGACAGATTTAAGGCATTAGTTTTACCTAACTGACAAGAAGTGccaagcagcattaccttgttaACAAACATATACCCGTTTCAGCACTACGCTTTTGAGGGAGGAATTGGGGCACGGTTACCACCAGAGCTGGTGCAGGCTTGTTTCTGTGGTTGGGGTGGTGTGCAAATATCTGTCACAATGTGACTGGACCTGCCAGGAGAGATTGAGTGGAAATGAATCACTCGTCTTAAAGCCCCCTCTCCCCCTTTGCTTCCTTTCTGAAACCCTCAGAGCTGCTCGACGCTGCTGTGGAAGAATAAGTCAGAATTCAAGAGTGAAACCGACCTACTATTGCAGGCACGCATCCCTCATATGAATCGAGCAGCCCCATTATTTTACCTTTCTGTCCTGTTGTGATTTCTTTCAAACACATTCTTTCAACAGAGGTGTTGCGTCCCACTGGAATGCCAGCGTTCCACAGTTCAGTTTTACTCTGAAACACCCACACTAGTCCATGAGACTAATCCAGGCACACTCCTGCAAACACAGGTTAAAAatgccatgctttcacagtgcTGTTTTGGTCTGTATTTGGAGCTTGGTCCCTGTAAGGTAACCTTCTTGAGTATCTGATCAAACAGCTTGCATGCACTTCAGAGAGTGCGGCCTGACTCATTATTCTTAGAAGGGTTCTTGTGCTCggctggcctttttttttttttttttgcacaacatcAATTTCAGGAAAGACCAGATAAGAAACACCAGCTTCTTTGAAAAACCCTCACAACAGCTCAGCTTTCACACTTGTATTCTGAAACCACTCTCTGAAAGCAGACAGTTGTGCTTTAGAAGCCACCACACAGAGCAGAGACGCTTCTTGGAGCAATGTTTGTATTCTGAGATTAACTGCAATTCAGTTAATGCACTGTTGTTTATATGCATGGGGGTTGAAAACCTGTCACCttaacacacccacacccacacccacacccacaccaacGCGCTCTCCCATCAGGGCTGTTTGTTGTTGGCGGCATATTTGGTTTCTGTACCTTGTCAACTCCGTGTGGCCCTGGCTTTAGATCTGAGCCTGTTTATCCCTTACATATATACAAACCCAAGCTttactgcttttgttttttttaaaacatgcgtTTCTACATATTAGATGtggaaaatgattttaaaaacaggatGACAAAATGACTGAGAAAGGAAGTCAGGCACATAGAAAAAAGCTGTTTTTATATTCTGCTTCTGCTGATTGAAGTGCACAGGGGCGCGAGGCACACCCCTGAAG encodes the following:
- the LOC117396675 gene encoding alpha-(1,3)-fucosyltransferase 7-like isoform X1; protein product: MRFLVFFVFLLPTFSQTERPDCSSGAHQPVSSVSLAAVQLYLSGPMLATLLTISNSNLHKLLFAVIKLVLVFLVIWLAAFSMDTTKRPHRATHTLRVLLWHWPFGKSSNLSGDVCLDLYNIRHCTLTDDRSLFNQSHVVVFHHREIQRKVSVLPTRERRPSGQMWVWMSLESPSGNKNVKELNGLFNWTLSYRRDADISVPYGELVSGRWAHHPRPKTGLATWVVSNKKRTQLRSLVYASLRNHLRVDVFGKSNHRPLCPDCLLPTISNYSFYLAFENSVYQDYITEKLWRNAFMAGAVPVVLGPPRSNYEEFLPPDSFIHVDDFHSTKELAGYLKEVAGNESRYQRYFEWRKTATVKLYTDWRERLCTICTKYDWLPKTKAYHDLEAWLHRELL
- the LOC117396675 gene encoding alpha-(1,3)-fucosyltransferase 7-like isoform X2 encodes the protein MLATLLTISNSNLHKLLFAVIKLVLVFLVIWLAAFSMDTTKRPHRATHTLRVLLWHWPFGKSSNLSGDVCLDLYNIRHCTLTDDRSLFNQSHVVVFHHREIQRKVSVLPTRERRPSGQMWVWMSLESPSGNKNVKELNGLFNWTLSYRRDADISVPYGELVSGRWAHHPRPKTGLATWVVSNKKRTQLRSLVYASLRNHLRVDVFGKSNHRPLCPDCLLPTISNYSFYLAFENSVYQDYITEKLWRNAFMAGAVPVVLGPPRSNYEEFLPPDSFIHVDDFHSTKELAGYLKEVAGNESRYQRYFEWRKTATVKLYTDWRERLCTICTKYDWLPKTKAYHDLEAWLHRELL